The Trueperaceae bacterium genome includes a window with the following:
- a CDS encoding Wzz/FepE/Etk N-terminal domain-containing protein, whose product MNEPKEYVTVVERTDEVSLRDLYLIFRRGFRLIAAVALVAAGAAFAYLSTKPGSYVASATVQVTAPQPTTSGELASLVPQVGMGMQSYTSLAMSNAVLAEALEEAAAARARREAGGDQGAEEETAGAVTAGAAAAAQATTTQATPTQTDGPPTQTTDTEALKRLLQSLKLTAIDTSNQSRGQLTIQHMATADSSAQAADLANGWAQAGARAATEAMRGAVDVAVTAATRELAARETALAVARDAWTAFLKDDARPALQSQLAQLATQQAAARSRLAELDTLIVSNGARQALLSAAAAARTEASPEPLDAQVRTLVDAGVLDAATAAGFAAAIAQLPAGVATGDHSVLALVSRARLESLAADLAGQVAERDQLQNDSDRAEREATVLRERLADLELRAATPQDALRNATAAYDRVAAVMPLLTLQQGMVDDAARVIIGASQPLEPKPRNRLTITVAAFLVGGLLATLFVFLRAAVAEPAAPPRARVAATGGGNPFSSQVPTATGMRDSQPHRSRHQEG is encoded by the coding sequence TTGAACGAGCCCAAGGAGTACGTCACCGTGGTCGAGCGCACCGACGAGGTCTCGCTACGCGATCTCTACCTCATCTTCCGTCGCGGCTTCCGGCTGATCGCGGCGGTCGCACTGGTGGCGGCCGGCGCGGCGTTCGCGTACCTCTCGACCAAGCCCGGGTCCTACGTTGCCAGCGCCACTGTCCAGGTCACGGCCCCGCAGCCGACCACGTCAGGGGAACTGGCGAGCCTGGTCCCCCAGGTGGGCATGGGCATGCAGTCGTACACGTCGTTGGCGATGTCGAACGCGGTACTGGCCGAGGCGCTAGAGGAAGCCGCGGCCGCACGCGCGCGGCGGGAGGCAGGCGGGGACCAGGGTGCCGAGGAGGAGACGGCGGGGGCAGTGACCGCTGGAGCAGCGGCGGCGGCGCAGGCCACCACGACGCAAGCCACCCCGACGCAGACCGACGGCCCGCCCACCCAGACGACCGACACGGAAGCGCTGAAGCGGTTGCTACAGAGCCTCAAGCTCACTGCCATCGACACGTCCAACCAGTCGCGTGGGCAGCTCACCATCCAGCACATGGCCACGGCCGACAGCTCGGCGCAAGCCGCCGACCTCGCCAACGGCTGGGCCCAGGCGGGCGCGCGGGCGGCGACCGAGGCGATGCGCGGCGCCGTCGACGTCGCGGTCACAGCGGCCACGCGGGAGCTGGCGGCGCGGGAAACTGCGCTCGCCGTCGCCAGGGACGCCTGGACGGCCTTCCTGAAGGACGACGCCAGGCCGGCGCTGCAGAGCCAGCTGGCGCAGCTGGCCACCCAGCAGGCGGCCGCACGCTCGCGCCTCGCCGAGTTGGACACCCTGATCGTGTCGAACGGAGCGAGGCAGGCGCTCCTCTCGGCCGCCGCCGCGGCGCGCACGGAGGCGTCACCCGAACCGTTGGATGCGCAGGTCAGGACGCTGGTCGACGCGGGCGTGCTGGACGCCGCCACGGCCGCCGGCTTCGCGGCCGCCATCGCCCAACTCCCGGCGGGCGTGGCCACGGGGGACCATAGCGTCCTCGCGCTCGTCAGCCGCGCGCGCCTCGAGTCGCTGGCGGCGGACCTGGCCGGCCAGGTGGCCGAGCGCGACCAGCTGCAGAACGACTCCGACAGGGCCGAGAGGGAGGCGACGGTGCTGCGTGAACGCCTCGCCGACCTGGAGCTGCGCGCCGCGACCCCGCAAGACGCCTTGCGGAACGCGACGGCCGCGTACGACCGCGTTGCCGCCGTCATGCCGCTTCTCACCCTCCAGCAGGGCATGGTCGATGACGCCGCGCGCGTGATCATCGGCGCATCGCAACCGTTGGAGCCCAAGCCCAGGAACCGCCTAACGATCACCGTGGCCGCCTTCCTCGTCGGCGGGCTGCTCGCCACGCTCTTCGTGTTCCTGCGGGCGGCCGTGGCGGAGCCGGCGGCACCCCCCCGCGCGCGCGTCGCGGCCACGGGCGGCGGCAACCCCTTCAGCAGTCAGGTGCCTACCGCTACGGGCATGCGCGACTCGCAACCGCACCGGTCTCGACACCAGGAGGGTTAG
- the rfbC gene encoding dTDP-4-dehydrorhamnose 3,5-epimerase, with product MTPSVKPDSRGFFLERWNEATFREAGLPLRFVQDNHSRSTHGVLRGLHFQAGMHAQGKLVGVARGGILDVAVDLRRGSATFGSWVSAVLDDVNLQQLWVPAGFAHGFLVLSEVADVLYKTDYPYTPEADGGVRWDDPDIGVDWGVAGPVLSAKDAKLPFLTDLESFPEGRR from the coding sequence TTGACCCCTTCCGTGAAGCCGGACTCGCGCGGCTTCTTCCTCGAGCGGTGGAACGAGGCGACATTCAGGGAGGCAGGACTGCCGCTGCGGTTCGTGCAGGACAATCACTCGCGCTCCACGCACGGGGTTTTGCGCGGTCTGCACTTCCAGGCTGGTATGCATGCGCAAGGCAAGCTCGTAGGTGTGGCTCGCGGGGGCATACTGGACGTGGCGGTCGATCTGCGGCGCGGGTCGGCTACCTTCGGCAGCTGGGTAAGCGCCGTGCTTGACGATGTCAACTTGCAGCAACTATGGGTGCCGGCCGGGTTCGCCCACGGTTTCCTGGTACTCTCGGAGGTGGCCGACGTGCTGTACAAGACCGACTACCCGTACACGCCCGAGGCGGATGGGGGCGTGCGCTGGGATGATCCCGACATCGGTGTCGACTGGGGCGTCGCGGGTCCGGTTCTCTCGGCTAAGGACGCCAAGCTACCGTTCCTCACCGACCTAGAATCGTTCCCGGAAGGGCGCCGATGA
- the rfbB gene encoding dTDP-glucose 4,6-dehydratase codes for MTTYLVTGAAGFIGSALVRQLTAGGGKRVVSVDAFTYAADPERLRAAGSASNHRLVKLDINDVSGMTALLAEERPMAIFHLAAETHVDRSIDGPRAFLQANTTGTFNLLESVRRYWETLPPSERAAFRMVNVSTDEVYGSLGPNGTFDEGSPYDPRSPYSASKAGADHFANAYFHTFGLPVMTTHASNNYGPFQFPEKLVPLAISRALAGESVPMYGDGMQVRDWLHVDDHARGLVTVVERGEPGATYLMGGGHELPNRILLEQLLGHLNDLVPGRSDHRLLIKSVTDRPGHDRRYAVDSSRAENELGWRRLITFDDGLRDTVQWYVENQAWVRAVTERYDLGRLGLGANPTGARSV; via the coding sequence ATGACCACTTATCTCGTGACAGGCGCCGCCGGCTTCATAGGCTCGGCCCTAGTACGCCAACTGACCGCCGGAGGCGGCAAGCGCGTCGTGAGCGTAGATGCCTTTACCTATGCCGCCGACCCAGAGCGCCTGCGAGCGGCTGGAAGCGCTTCCAACCACCGTCTCGTGAAGCTCGACATAAACGACGTATCCGGCATGACCGCCCTACTCGCAGAAGAACGGCCCATGGCCATCTTCCACCTCGCCGCCGAGACGCACGTAGATCGCTCGATCGACGGACCGCGCGCTTTTCTACAGGCCAACACGACCGGCACCTTCAACCTGCTCGAGTCAGTTAGACGTTACTGGGAAACCCTGCCACCGAGCGAGCGTGCCGCGTTCCGAATGGTCAACGTGAGCACGGACGAGGTCTACGGGAGCTTGGGTCCCAATGGAACGTTCGACGAGGGCAGCCCCTACGATCCGCGCTCCCCATACAGTGCCAGCAAGGCCGGCGCCGACCACTTCGCAAACGCTTATTTCCACACCTTCGGCTTACCGGTGATGACTACACACGCCTCAAACAACTACGGCCCGTTCCAGTTCCCGGAAAAGTTAGTGCCCCTAGCTATTAGCCGTGCCCTGGCAGGCGAGAGTGTTCCCATGTACGGCGATGGCATGCAGGTCCGCGACTGGCTCCACGTCGACGATCATGCTCGCGGGCTCGTAACGGTAGTCGAACGCGGTGAACCGGGCGCCACATACCTGATGGGCGGTGGCCACGAACTGCCGAACCGCATCCTTCTCGAACAGCTCCTCGGCCACCTCAACGATCTCGTGCCCGGCCGGAGTGACCATCGTCTCCTGATCAAGAGCGTCACCGACCGGCCCGGCCACGACCGCCGCTACGCAGTCGATTCGAGCCGCGCTGAGAACGAGCTCGGTTGGCGGAGGCTGATAACGTTCGACGATGGACTACGAGACACCGTTCAGTGGTATGTAGAGAACCAAGCTTGGGTACGGGCCGTTACGGAGCGCTACGACCTTGGGCGTCTCGGATTAGGAGCGAATCCCACAGGAGCACGTTCAGTATGA
- the rfbA gene encoding glucose-1-phosphate thymidylyltransferase RfbA: protein MSRRGIVLAGGAGTRLYPATLAVSKQLLPVYDKPMVYYPLTTLMLAGIREVLVISTPRDLPAFRELLGTGDKWGMRFDFAVQERPAGIAQALLIGSRFVGDSASALVLGDNLFHGHGLAEMLGTANERVAEASVFGYQVSDPERYGVVAFDGAGRATSIEEKPAAPRSRYAVTGLYFYPAGVAEEARRLRPSQRGELEITDLNLAYLRQGRLRVELLGQGMAWLDTGTHESYLQASNYVETLEARQGVKIGCPEEVAFRNGWIGAEQLEGLADTMRGSGYGRYLLGLVER from the coding sequence ATGAGCCGGCGTGGGATCGTATTGGCTGGCGGAGCGGGCACACGCCTCTACCCTGCCACTCTGGCAGTGAGCAAGCAACTCCTGCCGGTTTACGACAAACCGATGGTCTATTACCCACTCACTACGTTGATGCTGGCAGGGATCCGCGAGGTGCTCGTGATCTCGACCCCGCGCGATCTTCCAGCATTCCGCGAGCTTCTCGGCACCGGTGATAAGTGGGGCATGCGCTTCGATTTCGCAGTTCAGGAGCGGCCGGCGGGTATCGCTCAGGCGCTGCTGATAGGCTCGCGCTTCGTTGGTGATAGCGCTTCTGCGCTAGTCCTGGGCGATAACCTCTTCCATGGCCACGGGCTCGCAGAGATGCTTGGCACCGCTAACGAGCGCGTCGCAGAAGCATCGGTGTTCGGCTACCAGGTGAGCGACCCCGAACGCTACGGCGTCGTGGCGTTCGACGGGGCGGGGCGCGCCACCAGTATCGAGGAGAAGCCGGCCGCGCCGCGCAGCCGTTACGCCGTCACCGGCCTCTACTTCTACCCGGCCGGCGTCGCGGAGGAGGCGCGCCGGCTGCGGCCCTCGCAGCGCGGCGAGCTCGAGATCACGGACCTGAACCTCGCTTACCTGCGGCAAGGGCGCCTGCGCGTCGAGCTGCTCGGCCAGGGCATGGCGTGGTTGGACACGGGCACGCACGAGAGCTACCTGCAGGCCTCCAACTACGTTGAGACGCTCGAGGCGCGGCAGGGCGTGAAGATCGGCTGCCCGGAGGAGGTCGCGTTCAGGAACGGCTGGATAGGCGCCGAGCAGCTGGAGGGCCTCGCCGACACGATGCGCGGGAGCGGGTACGGGCGGTACCTGCTGGGGTTGGTGGAGAGGTAG
- a CDS encoding NAD(P)-dependent oxidoreductase gives MSPSLQASDLLLTGGSGRLGRELIALLPGALAPNSRELDVTDADQTVRVIASSRPSVVVHCAGYTDVRGAETARERCWLVNVVGTRNVARAARETGAQLVHISTDYVFYGDRGGYREGDVPGPVRNYYSLTKLVAEEAVRALRGSLVVRTSFRPRVWPYPTAFDDLYTSQDYVDVIAPLLVELIMHLGQIEDDTLHLATERKSVYELAVRRAPEVRRASRVEAGVPLPHDVSLDVTRFCQLRAQWRQREGN, from the coding sequence GTGTCGCCTTCTCTGCAAGCCAGCGATCTGTTATTGACCGGTGGAAGCGGAAGACTTGGGCGGGAACTCATCGCCCTCCTGCCGGGCGCCCTCGCACCGAATTCACGCGAGCTGGACGTGACGGACGCAGACCAGACCGTACGGGTGATCGCATCTTCCAGACCGAGCGTCGTCGTCCACTGCGCCGGGTACACCGACGTCCGCGGCGCCGAGACCGCACGCGAGCGATGCTGGCTGGTAAACGTAGTGGGTACGCGCAACGTTGCGCGTGCGGCGAGGGAGACCGGCGCGCAATTAGTGCATATCTCCACGGACTACGTGTTCTACGGGGACCGTGGCGGCTACCGCGAGGGTGACGTGCCCGGGCCCGTGCGCAACTACTACTCGCTGACGAAGCTCGTGGCCGAGGAAGCAGTAAGGGCACTGCGCGGCTCCCTCGTCGTGCGTACGAGCTTCAGACCCCGCGTGTGGCCGTATCCAACGGCCTTCGACGACCTCTACACGTCTCAGGACTACGTCGACGTGATAGCCCCGCTACTTGTCGAGTTGATCATGCATCTAGGCCAGATCGAGGACGACACCCTCCACCTCGCCACCGAGCGCAAGAGCGTGTACGAGTTGGCTGTGCGTAGGGCTCCCGAGGTACGTCGTGCGAGCAGGGTGGAGGCAGGCGTGCCTCTACCGCATGACGTCTCACTCGACGTGACGCGCTTTTGTCAGCTACGCGCTCAATGGCGTCAACGGGAAGGCAACTAA